The sequence AAAGGGCACAAAGGGGTCTAACGATCCAAAAAAAGATTTTTGGGCAAGCCATCGAGCAATACAACGCCCAAGCCCCCAAAGACGAGCAACACATACGGCAATTTTTATCGGCAAATTGCTTTGGGGATTATTATGCTAGAGAGGGGCTAGATTTGCGCTTTAGAGAGTTGCTGACCTTTGTTTATTTGCTCTCTTTAGGCGGAGTTGATAGCCAGCTAAAAGCCCATGTGCAAGGCAATTTAAATATGGGAAATAACCGCCACAAACTTATTAGCGTGGTTACGGCGTTGATCCCTGTTGTGGGCTACCCTAGAGCATTAAACGCCCTCAGTGCAATAGATGCGATCACCCCTGCCAAAGACTAGGCAATATGGCATTCACGATTATCGAAGTCGAAAGGCAAACGGGCATCCCTTCGCGTAAAATCCGTTTTTAGTGCGATAAAGGGCTATTCCCATTTGTGCAAAGCGATTCTAATGGCGTGCGTTACTTCTCTCAAAGCGATGTCGCGTGGGTAGAGTGGGTGCAGTGCTTGCGTGCGTGTGGCATGCCCCTAGCCACGATAAAGACTATATCCACTTATCTCAACAAGGCATGAAAAGTGCCCCACAACGCAAGGCGATTTTAGGGCAACAGCTTAAAGATTTACGCCTTCAGCTAGACACCTTGCACCAAGCAGAAGCTAAAATCGCCCATAAAATCGCACTCTATACGCAAATGATCAAAGAGCAAAAGGACTTTTTGAATCCAAGCAACCCCGCTTACACGGGCAAACCTAAAAAGAACCCTTGACAAACAAATAGGGGTACAATCTTTGTGTAAGGGCACAATTCTATTGTGTAAAAGCACGACTTTCTTGTGTAAGGGCACAACTGCATTGTGCCTTCCTTTAAAAACGAGGGCAAAATCAAAGCGTGGGGGATGAGCGAGGCTTTGTGAGGCACATAACATTACCTATGTTGCCTTTTCACCTCTAGGCAAGGGCTTTTTAGGGGGCAAATTTGCCAAAAACACCACTTTTTTAAAGAGGACTTTAGAAATATCGTGCCCAAGTTTAGCCCAGAAAACCTAGCCCAAAACTACACCCTAGTGGAGTTGGTGCAAGACATGGCCAAAGCCAAAAACGCCACCCCCGCCCAAATTGCTTTATCGTGGTTTTATCTCGGGGAGAGATAGCCCCAAAAATTAGCCGAAAAACGGGTAAATAAGAGCTTAACCTAAGCGGCGCAGCTAGCTAGTGACTCATTGGGGGTCTTTGCTCCCTTTGGGCGTGTAAAAGGTTTTTATACCCCCACAGCACTTGAGTAACAAACCACTAAGGAATCTATGGGTATCCCCTCAATGGCAACCATCTAGCTCTATAAGTGAGATGCTCTACAAGCTTCGTTTTTGATTAGTTTTTTTGCATAAATTAAAATTTCGCGTGCTTGTGGGTTTAAAAGCAATGACAACTTTCTTATTAAAATTGACCACCTTCGCGTATCTGTGTAACGCTCTTACCTCCCAAGCCATAGTTATCGGTGTTGATCTCCTCGATGATGACAGTGGTAGAAGCAATGCGATCGCGCTTTAAAACCTTAGCGACCACTTGTGTAACCTCTGCAATCAAAGCCTGTTTTTGCTCTTTTGTGGGTTGCCCCTCTTCTTGAGTGATTTTGATGTTGATAAAAGGCATAATCTCTCCTCACAATTTTAATCAAGTGCATTTGATGTTAGCATTTGCGTATTAATGTCGAATCTCTTTTTAATTTTTTGTATTTTTCACGCCTTGTAAATAACCGCTTATAACTGCCCTAAAGAGAGCTAGAAGTATAGAGAGTAGCGGTTTTTTGCAGTTTCTGCGTGGGGGAGAAAAAGCCCCGTGAATCGTATCAGCTGATCATCAAGCTAGACAAGTTGGATTAATGCCCTTACAGCTTTTTGGTAATGCTCCCTGGCTTTCTTTGTGTTTTGTTCTCTATCGTGTCCATAGTGATAGACCACTGCTATGGCATAATGGGCTTGTCCGTGTCCCATTTGTGCCGCCTTTTGGAGCTACTCAAAACCCTTACCAACATCTTTAACAACATTTTCACCACGGGAGAACAAGGTAGCTAATTTAAAGTATGCTTTGGCTTCTCCAGCCTCTCCAGCCTTGAGATAATATTTTGTAGCCTCTGCATAGTCCTTATTGTCGTAAGCCTCTTTTGCTGCATTTAGGTAAACAACCCCCTCAGTGCCCCCATTGGCTTCTATCGAGCTCGCTTCTTTTGCTTTAACCATGAAAATCTCCTTTATCGTTTTGCAACAAGCAGACTCGAACTTTGCGAATTTTGACAGACTGCCTCATTAAACTTTGATCAAAGATTCCCAAAACACCCTGAGCGCACATCTGCCATGGCTTGCTCAATCTCTCTTTGCGTGTTCATGACAAAAGGTCCATAGCCGACCACGGGTTCATTGAGCGGTTCGCCTGTGAGCATAAGCACCTTAGCTTTTTCAAGGGCCAAAAGATCGATTTGCGATCCTCCCTTTTGAAAGGTGATAAGCTGTTCTTTGTGCGCGCGGTGTCTTTCTAATTCAACCACACCACCCAGCACCAACATCAAGACATTGTGGCTTTTTGGGACCTCTAAACGCAAAACATCGCCACCGTGTACCTCTAAATCCCACAGATTGATGGGAGAAAAGGTTGTTGCTGGACCCTTGACACCTTTTAACTCCCCTGCGATGATCCGCGCCTTGCTTGTGCCCTCTAGGGCTACGCTTGGGATCTCTTGTGCGGTGATCGCCTGGTATTTAGGAGGAGTTAATTTATGGGCTTTGGGCAAATTCACCCAAAGCTGCACCACTTCAAACACCCCGCCTTCTTTGGCAAACTTCTTGGAATAAAACTCTTGGTGCAAAATGCCAGAACCTGCTGTCATCCATTGCACATCCCCGGGGGTGATGATCCCCCCTCCCCCATGCGAATCTGTGTGCTCCACTTCACCGCTATAGGCGATGGTTACCGTTTCAAAGCCCTTATGGGGGTGCGATCCCACGCCAAACTCCCCTCCACCCCCTTTAAAATGGTAGGGTGCGTTGTAGTCTAGGAGCAAAAACGGGTCGCAATTTTTGTGTGTATCGTGGTAACTAAACATCGAGGCGACATAAAACCCATTGCCCACCCAATGTTTGGAGGGCGCGTCATAAACCCTATCCACTTGTTTCATCATTCTCCCTTTACTTAACAAACTCTTGATAATCTTGGCAATGGATAGCTAAATCCTGATCGCTTAAATTCAAAGCCCCAAAGGTGGCAAAATGGCCTGTGTATGTGCCCCCCACAAATAGGGTAGTGGCTTTAAGGGGGGCTAAAATGTCTTCTATGGTGAGCAGTGTTTGAGAACCCCCCTTAGTGTAATTCTCTATGGGTGAGCCTAAACTCACGGCTAAGGAAAACTCTTTGCTATGCAACGCCTTGCCATTAGAGCCATAGGCAAAACCATAGGCGAGCACATCGTCCAAATACTTTTTAAACAAAGGGGGGTAGGAATACCAAAAGATGGGGAATTGAAACACGATCCGCTCGGCTTGTGTGAGCAGTTGTTGTTCGGCAGCGACATCAATTTTAAAATCCGGGTATTTTTGATAAAGCTGGCTAAACACCGCACCTTTATGGCTAATACTTTCTTTTAAAGCTTTGTTGACACGGGATTTTTGCAAATCGGGGTGGGCTAAAACAACTAAAGTAGACATTTTGTTCCTTTCATTTTTTGTTGTTAGGGGCATTTAGCATGAATTTAACGCCTTGTCAACTCAATTGAACCAAACGCTCAAACCTTAAGTTATTTTTAATATATTGATTATGGTGTGGCTAGACCCAAACTTCGACCACTCAGCGCATTTATCTAAAAACGCTTGGCTAGGGATTGCGTGCCATCTTAAGGTATGGCTGGAAGCAAAACTACATTTTAAATAAAACCCCATTTGGCAACACATCGGCGGCTAGTCCAAGACACGATCAGTATGGCAGTAGATCCATCCTACGATTAAGCGCTCTAAAGAATGCAAGCTTGACATGTGTGTTCCTTATTGGGTTGTTTAAGCGCACATCATTTCACAATAAGGCTACCATGTTCGCCACTCTTACGATCAGCCATGCGCACATAGGGGGCTTTGATTTTGGTGTGATCTAAGTTAAAACTCTCCACATCCATTTTCATCCTTGACTTCTGTATTCAATGGTTATTTTAAACACGCAAAGGCTCGTTCTAAATCCTCTAGCAGGTTAAATCCTGGTAGGGGTGCAAGGTGAAATCTCAACCTCCAATTGTAGGTGCGTTGGGGTCTAGGACTGCGCATTGAAAATTTCCTTTAAGACTCTAGCGTTTTGGGCTATATCGCCCACCCACAAACTAGAGATCACCGCTGCCATATCAAGGGGGGGGAGAGTGGCTAAATTAGTTGGTGTCAGTCCTCCTATGGCACAAAGGGGCAACTTCAAGCACGCCCTAGCTTGTGTAAAGACTTCTTTAGAAATTGTGGAGGCTTTAGGTTTAGTGGGCGAATTAAAGCACGCCCCAAAGGCGATATAATCAGCCCCTAAGTCTTGCGCCTGTTTTGCCCTAGTTAAATCCCCATAGCACGAAATCCCGATCACCCCCTTAAAGTGTTTGCGGGCTTCTTCTAGGGGTGTGTCCTCTTGCCCCAAGTGCAAACCAAAAGCCCCACATTGCAAAGCCAACTCTAGGCGATCATTCACAATAAAGCCCACACCATGCCTTGCGCACAGCTTGGCTAAATCTTTGGCTAGATTTAGTAATTCTGTATCGCTATGGGTTTTATCCCTAAGCTGAAAGAGGGTAATTCCACCTTGAATAGCACACTCTAGCATGTTTGGCAATTGATCATAGGGGGTTAGGCTCTCATCGCTCAAGCCATACACCCCCTTTAGGGCTACTCCCACTCAATTGTCCCCGGGGGCTTAGAAGTGATGTCGTAGACAACCCGGTTGATCCCCTTCACTTCGTTAATGATTTTGTTTGCTACGCTCTCTAAAAACTCAAAAGGTAGGGGTGCAAAGTGTGCGCTCATGCCATCGCTGGCACACACCGCCCGCAAGGCTAAAGTGTTGTCGTAGGTGCGGTTATCGCCCATCACCCCTACAGAGCACACATTTAAAAGCACGCAAAAGGCTTGCCACACTGAATGGTAAAGTTTGGCATCGTGCAGAGCTTGGATAAAAATTTGATCTGCTAGGCGCACGAGCTCTAAACTATCATAACCGATAGCCCCTAAAATGCGGATCGCTAATCCGGGGCCCGGAAAGGGGTGGCGTTTTAGCATGTCTTGGGGCAACCCTAGCTGTGCGCCCAAAGCCCTAACTTCGTCTTTAAACAACTCCCTTAGAGGCTCTAACAGCACAAAATCCATTTTTTCGGGCAGACCCCCCACATTGTGGTGGGACTTAATCACCTTAGAAGGGCCTTTCACGCTCACCGATTCAATCACATCGGGGTAAAGCGTGCCTTGTGCTAAATATTTGATCTTGCCCCTCTTCTCTAGCTCTTTAGCTTTCTTTTCAAAAACCTCGATGAAAGCCATGCCGATGATTTTACGCTTTTCTTCGGGCTCACTCACGCCCCTTAGCCTCTCTAAAAACAAGCTAGACGCATCGACCACATGCAAGGGGATTTTTAAGTCGGTAAACATTTTAACGACCTGCTCTTTTTCACCCAAGCGCAAGAGCCCGTGATCCACAAACACAGCTTCCGTTTGCGCCCCCACCGCTTTATAGCACAAGCTAGCGACCACGCTCGAATCCACGCCCCCACTCACAGCGCATAAAATCCTATCTGTGCCCACCTTTTCTTTTATCTTTGCAATCTCTTGGCTAGCAAAGGTTTGCATGTCCCAAGTGGCTTTGCACCCACAGATCTTAAGCGCAAAGTTTTTTAAAATCTGTGTCCCTTGCACGCTGTGCACCACCTCCGGGTGGAATTGCAAGCCAAAAAGGGGCTTTGTGGTGTGCGCTATGGCGCAAAAGGGGGTGTTTGCGCTCTTAGCTAGGGCTTTGAAGTTAGGCGGTAGGCTTTCCACGCGGTCGGCGTGGCTCATCCACACCACGCTTAAATTATCCACGCCCTCTAATAGGGGGTGTTTTTCTAAAAGCTCTAGATGCGCCTTGCCAAATTCTTGGCGATGTGCCGCCCTAACTTGCCCACCAAAGCTATCCACTAAAAGTTGCATGCCATAGCAAATACCCAACATGGGCAAGTTGGTTTCAAAAAGCTCGGGAGCACATCTATAAGCGTCTTTGTCGTAGACGCTTGCGGGTCCTCCGCTTAAAATGATCCCCTTTGGGTTTTTTGCTAATAAATCCTTAGTGGGGGTGAAGTAGGGGTAAATCTCGGTATAAACGCCCACTTCGCGTAAACGCCTAGCGATAAGCTGGGTGTATTGACTCCCAAAATCTAAAACAATCAGTTCAATCGCCATATGTGTCGTCCTCTATGGGGGTGAAAATGCTTTGGTAGTTGATGCGAAAATCCGTAAAAATGTCTTTATGGCTTTTTAGCCACTCTAATAGCCCTTGTGCACTCTTAGCGTTGCATGGGTTTAGCCAAAAATAGTGCATGTTTAGAGGCTTAAACAGCACGCTTAAAGGCGGGGGCTTTTGCAAATAAAGCCTTTCGCTCATTAAGATTAAATCATTTGGCTTATAGGGGGTTATAAGGTTGCGCATGATTTTTAGGCGGGTGGTAAAGGCGGGTCTAGCCAATTCTTGCAACACCGCTTTAGGGCTCTTATCCGCAAAAAACGGCGACAGCTCTTTAGCCCCCAAGAGGATAAAACTTTCTTTAAAAAGCGCAACGGGTTTTTTGTTTTGCAAACGGCGGGCATCGAGTGCATTTTTAGAGATCAATAAGGCTTGCACTTGGCACAAGTGTTTGACTTTCTTTAAAGGTTGCCAAACGACCTTAACCCCCGCCCCCTCGTAAAATGCCAAACTTAAAAAGTCTAAAAACCCCTCTTTGTTGCCTAGGTCGCTGGCGATATACAAAGGTTCGCCTAGCAAGGGCAAGCACAAAAGCAAGGGGATAAGGCGCATCAAAAGGCGCGCAAAATCGTGGCACT is a genomic window of Helicobacter sp. NHP19-012 containing:
- a CDS encoding SEL1-like repeat protein yields the protein MGHGQAHYAIAVVYHYGHDREQNTKKAREHYQKAVRALIQLV
- the guaA gene encoding glutamine-hydrolyzing GMP synthase, encoding MAIELIVLDFGSQYTQLIARRLREVGVYTEIYPYFTPTKDLLAKNPKGIILSGGPASVYDKDAYRCAPELFETNLPMLGICYGMQLLVDSFGGQVRAAHRQEFGKAHLELLEKHPLLEGVDNLSVVWMSHADRVESLPPNFKALAKSANTPFCAIAHTTKPLFGLQFHPEVVHSVQGTQILKNFALKICGCKATWDMQTFASQEIAKIKEKVGTDRILCAVSGGVDSSVVASLCYKAVGAQTEAVFVDHGLLRLGEKEQVVKMFTDLKIPLHVVDASSLFLERLRGVSEPEEKRKIIGMAFIEVFEKKAKELEKRGKIKYLAQGTLYPDVIESVSVKGPSKVIKSHHNVGGLPEKMDFVLLEPLRELFKDEVRALGAQLGLPQDMLKRHPFPGPGLAIRILGAIGYDSLELVRLADQIFIQALHDAKLYHSVWQAFCVLLNVCSVGVMGDNRTYDNTLALRAVCASDGMSAHFAPLPFEFLESVANKIINEVKGINRVVYDITSKPPGTIEWE
- a CDS encoding NAD(P)H-dependent oxidoreductase, with product MSTLVVLAHPDLQKSRVNKALKESISHKGAVFSQLYQKYPDFKIDVAAEQQLLTQAERIVFQFPIFWYSYPPLFKKYLDDVLAYGFAYGSNGKALHSKEFSLAVSLGSPIENYTKGGSQTLLTIEDILAPLKATTLFVGGTYTGHFATFGALNLSDQDLAIHCQDYQEFVK
- a CDS encoding pirin family protein gives rise to the protein MKQVDRVYDAPSKHWVGNGFYVASMFSYHDTHKNCDPFLLLDYNAPYHFKGGGGEFGVGSHPHKGFETVTIAYSGEVEHTDSHGGGGIITPGDVQWMTAGSGILHQEFYSKKFAKEGGVFEVVQLWVNLPKAHKLTPPKYQAITAQEIPSVALEGTSKARIIAGELKGVKGPATTFSPINLWDLEVHGGDVLRLEVPKSHNVLMLVLGGVVELERHRAHKEQLITFQKGGSQIDLLALEKAKVLMLTGEPLNEPVVGYGPFVMNTQREIEQAMADVRSGCFGNL
- the thiE gene encoding thiamine phosphate synthase gives rise to the protein MGVALKGVYGLSDESLTPYDQLPNMLECAIQGGITLFQLRDKTHSDTELLNLAKDLAKLCARHGVGFIVNDRLELALQCGAFGLHLGQEDTPLEEARKHFKGVIGISCYGDLTRAKQAQDLGADYIAFGACFNSPTKPKASTISKEVFTQARACLKLPLCAIGGLTPTNLATLPPLDMAAVISSLWVGDIAQNARVLKEIFNAQS
- a CDS encoding 2-hydroxymuconate tautomerase family protein, whose protein sequence is MPFINIKITQEEGQPTKEQKQALIAEVTQVVAKVLKRDRIASTTVIIEEINTDNYGLGGKSVTQIREGGQF